AAGAATGAATTGAATAAGCTACCTGTTGAACTTGTCATCATATCCAAAATAAGAACTGTTGGTCCAACAATTAAAGCAATAATCATTAAAAGTGCACCTAAACCGATATTTAGGTTACTCAAATATTGAATACCTTTACTTAGGCCAGACCAAGCTGATGCGATAAAGAGAATAGTTACGACAATGATAATGATACCTTGAACCCAAACATTATTTGGGATTCCAAATAAGTAATTTAATCCACCGTTAATTTGCAACGCGCCCATACCAAGTGATACGGCAACGCCGACAACTGTTGCGAATACTGCTAAAACGTCAACAATTGTTCCAATTGGGCCATCTACTTTATCTCCTAAAATAGGACGTAAAGTTTTAGATAGTAGACCTGCTTCCCCTTTTCTAAATTGAGCATAAGCAAGTGCTAAAGCAACAACGCCATAAACTGCCCAAGCGTGGAAGCCCCAGTGGAAGAAAGAAGAACGTAACGCTTCAGTATAAGCTTGTGCTGTTTCCGGTTTGGCATTCGGAGGTGCAGCAAAATCTCCCATTGGTTCAGCGGCACCATAGAATACTAAACCGATACCCATACCAGCACTGAATAACATTGCAAACCAAGAAATAGTGTTAAATTCTGGTTTATCATTTGGTTTACCTAGTTTCAGTTTACCAATCGGGCTGAAAATCAAGAATACACAGAAGAATACGATTACTGTAGTTAGAATTAAGTAATACCAACCCAAATCATTGGTAATCCAAAGTTTGATACTGTTCGTTATTTTATCAAACTGACTTGGAAAGATAGCACCGGCTAAAACAACGATTAAAACTAGAATCGATCCATAGATAAATACCGGCGACAACTTCTTGCCATTATTACCATGCTGAGAAGAATTCATAATCAATTACTCCCTTTCCATTTATTTTATTGTCCAAAAAATATAAAACTGATTTTATAAGAAAAAATCATTTTCGTGAAAAACCATTTACTAGCATAACAAACGCTTAGCACATTATCAAACTTACTAAATTTAATTATACAATAATTTTTTAATGTCTATCTCAATAATCAATTTCACCTTAATTTGTTTTAAAGTATTTTATATAAGACCACATTATATTTTCCTTTACCCTGTTTATGAAGTAATAAAGATGAAAGCGCTGTAATTTACTATAAATTAATAATCTTCAGTAAAAAACAACCTAAAAACCTATTTTTTTCAAAAAAAGAATTATTGTATAATACACTTTAGTAAAATTAGGAGGATATATTCATGTTTAAGGAATTCAAAGAATTTGCTTTCAAAGGAAATGTATTAGACTTAGCAGTAGCTGTAGTGATGGGTGCTGCTTTCAACAAAATTGTTACTTCTTTAGTGACTTACATTATTATGCCGCTTATAGGTTTGATTTTTGGAACCGTTGATTTCGCTAAAAACTGGTCCTTTATGGGTATTAAATACGGTTTGTTTGTCCAATCCATTATTGACTTTTTAATTGTTGCCTTTGCCCTATTCATTTTTGTTAAACTTGCTAATACTTTAATGAAAAAAGAAGAAGTTGAAGAAGCTCCAGAAGAAAATATTGTACTTCTTACTGAAATCAGAGATTTATTGCAACAACAAAATGGCACAGTTAAAAATGAAACTACTGAAATCATCACTGAATCAAATGATTTCAACAATAAGAAACTTTAATATATTTCTTTAATAGAAAACGACTTGCAATTGCGGCAAGTCGTTTTTTGTATATTAAAACTTAAATTGTGTCGTACTTTGGTAAGCGTCTGTTTTTACTTCTAGAATTGTAGGTATACGTTGTTTCAACTCGCTTACATGTGAAATAATACCTACCATTCTTCCTGTCGATTTAATATTTAATAGAGTGTCTAAGGCTGTTTCTAACGTTTCTTGATCAAGCGTGCCGAAACCTTCGTCTATAAACATCGATTCTAAAGTAATACCTCCAGATTCCTGCTGTACAACCTCGCTTAAACCAAGCGCTAATGCTAGAGAAGCTTGGAACGATTCTCCACCTGACAGCGTAGAGATATGACGTGTTTTATTTGAATGTGAATCGAAGACTACAATTTCTAGACCGCTATAACCTTGCGTTACTTCTTCACTGCGCTTTAAGATATACCTATTATTGGTCATTCTCATAAAACGTTTATTAGCGTACTCCAGTATCATTTCTAAATAGTAAACTAAAACGTAATTTTCTAACGTCAGCTTTTGAATATTTTTTCCTGATAGAATTTCAGCCAAATCAAAGATTTCTTGTTGTTCTGCTAACTCTTTTGCTAAAACATCTATATGTTCATGAATTTCTGTGAAATGGCTCGCATTTAATTGCAACTTAAATTCATGCTCATTTAACCGCTTCGACTTCTCCTCAAGCACTCTTTTCTGCGTTTCCAGATTGTTCGACAACTGCTCCAAATCAGGATGCTCTTGATTTCCGATAACCGCTTTTAATTCAGCAAGTTTATGAGATAAATTATTTTCCTTATCATGATAAATTTTAATCCGCTCTTCAATTTCCTCTTTTTTCGGCATTAAATCTAAAATTTCTTGCACTTCATCAGTACTTTGTATGCCGATATTTTCCATTTCAATTTGAGATTGCTGTTTTAAGTGTGCGATTGCTTTATCAGTTTCTTTACGGTTATCCTGCACTGAAGTATGCTTTGTTTGTTCAATTGCAATTTGTTGCTTCACTTCTATTTCTTGTTGTTTTAATGCTTCTGTTTGTTTTTGATAATCTTTTACCATATCTTGTTTCTGTGCAAAATCATTCATAAAATCCATTACATTACGGAAAGAAGTACCCTTTTCAAAATCCTCAATTAATCCATCAATTTTTTCAATATCAGCTTTCTTTTGAGTGAGCGTGAGTTGCAAACTTTGGATATCATCTTTAATTTGCTGAACTTGTGCGTTGGCCTTCTCAATCTCTTTATTGCGTTTATCTTGATGCTGCTTATCTGTTTCCGCTTTTTCATATTGTTTTTTCAAGTCTTGAAGTATTTGTGTATTGTTTTCTGGCAACTCTTCTCGCTCAAATTTTTCAACTTCACTTTTAAGCATATTATATTCAGCTTCTAATTTTGAATGAGCCGTTCGAATTTCCTCTTTATTTTCATGCAAAGTATTCAACATTTCCCTTTGCGCTCTTAGCTCCTCGAAATCCAAGTGATCTGAAAGAGATTGAATCGTATTGCCACATATCGGACATTGGTCTCCAGGTTGCAACATGGATTGCAGCTTTTTGATCATTGTTTCTTGATTATCTAACTCTAATTGATTGGTGTTAAATTGTGAAATTTTTGCCTGAAACTCGTTCAATTTTTGAGTATTATCTGTTAATTCTTGTTCTAATACTTTTAATCTTGTTAAACGTTGCACTTGTGCTTCTTCTTTTTCGATCGTCGCTTCTGTATCTTTAATTTGTTGTTTTAAATCGAATATTTGTTGTGTCAGTTGATTCAGTCGTTCATAATCGGGCTGTTCATTCTGATAATCCGCTTCTATTCTCTTTAATAACTGCTCATTTTGTTTTAAATCTTTCTGTGATTGCTCATATTCTTCTTGTACTTGTGCTTGATTACGATATGCGTTTTTGTATTGTTGATGATTTTGATAAAAGTATTGCGTATCATTCATAAACTGCTGTTGTAATTCTATATCATTTTGAGTTTCCGCTAATTTTTCTTGTTGTGTTGTAACTGTTTGCAACTGAGACTGATATTGTTGAATATGGGCTTCAATTTTCTCAAATCTATCATTTAACTCATTCAATTTTGCAGTTTGTCCAGAAATATTTTCTATGATTTGGTGAAGCGGGCGTACTTCTCGAATTTTCTTCAGTTGAGCTTCAAGTATTTTAATTTCAGAAGCTTGCTTTTCAAGTGTTTCTAGCTGAGCTGTTAAGTCGCTTTGTTCTGCCATTTTCTGATTCAATTCTTCGGCTTCTCTAAAGGATTTCTCTGCTTTTTGTTTGAGTTCATCTTGTTGGATTTTTTCATTTTCCAATTGTTGGTAAATTTCTTTTCCAATTCGTTCAAATTCAGGAATACTGTTTAATAACTTTTCTGTTTGTATACTTGGAAGTGTTTTATATTCTTGCAATTTTTCATTATCGAAATCTTCTACTTTATTCCATAATTGCTCAATCTGTTGGTGTCTCATTTCAATCTTTTTCTTTTCTTCTTTATTTTGGTTTACTAATCGTTGTTGTAATGCTTCAAAACGATTCGTATTGAATAAAGTTCTAAGTATTTCTTGCTTGGAGGAACTCTTAGAAAACAGAAACTTCTTAAATTCTCCTTGCGGTAAGATAAATAACTGTCTGAATTGTTCTATATTTACACCTAACAATTCTTGAATATAATTATTCCCAGCGTTCACTTTGCTTTCTCTGAGTTCATAACGATCATTTTCTAATTCATACACAGCTAAATTGGGATGTGTTTGATTTTTGTTGCCTTCTTTAACGAACGCACCTTGTCTGATTACCTTAAATTGCTTATCTTTTAATTGAAAAATAAGTTCAACTTCCATCGGAGACTTTCCATCAGCAAAGTGACTTCTCAATGCGCCTTCTTTTCTGGATGCTGTAGAAGCTTTTCCATATAACGCAAATACAATGGCATCAAACAGCATAGATTTACCTGACCCTGTTTTGCCACTGATTAAAAAAAGCTCATTATTATGCAGTTGAGTAAAATCTATAGTTTCATCCATGAAAGGACCGACATTTTGTAAATGAAGCTTTAAGGGTTTCATGTTTGGTCACCTCTCATAATTTCATTCAATAATTGCGTTACTTTTTTCTGCTGCAACTCCGACAACTCTTTATGCGTCATTTCTTCATAAAAAGTTCCGATAATAGTTTGATCAGGTAATTTTTTAATTTCTCGATCTGTAAATTGATGTTCAAACGTTTGTGAGTGATTGGTCAATGCTAAAACATTTTTATACAATTGTTTGATATTCATTATAGGATCTGTAATATGTGACATTTCACTTAATTTGAAATGAAAGTAGTTATCTCTGTTTTTAACAGCTATTCTATCTTGAATAACATCTTCATAGGTTGCTTCTATCACTTCAAGTTCTCGTAATGGCTGCATTGCTATAAAGGTGCTTTCCACTTCATGTGGTGCCTCTAACAATACACGACGATAACCTTTCGGCTGATTAGCTTCTGAAAAAGAATACTGCAAAAGTGAACCACTATAAAAGACGTAATTTGATTGAATACTGAAAGGATGATGTAAATGCCCTAG
Above is a genomic segment from Staphylococcus piscifermentans containing:
- a CDS encoding BCCT family transporter, which produces MNSSQHGNNGKKLSPVFIYGSILVLIVVLAGAIFPSQFDKITNSIKLWITNDLGWYYLILTTVIVFFCVFLIFSPIGKLKLGKPNDKPEFNTISWFAMLFSAGMGIGLVFYGAAEPMGDFAAPPNAKPETAQAYTEALRSSFFHWGFHAWAVYGVVALALAYAQFRKGEAGLLSKTLRPILGDKVDGPIGTIVDVLAVFATVVGVAVSLGMGALQINGGLNYLFGIPNNVWVQGIIIIVVTILFIASAWSGLSKGIQYLSNLNIGLGALLMIIALIVGPTVLILDMMTSSTGSLFNSFLFNSFDTAALNPQKREWMSSWTLYYWGWWLSWSPFVGVFIARVSKGRSIREFMSGVLLVPAIVSFIWFSVFGVLGIETGKKHHELFKMAPETQLFGVFHHLPMGFVLSIIALLLIASFFITSADSATFVLGMQTSFGSLEPSSYIKVSWGIAQSLIAFILLFSGGDTGLNSLQSAAIISALPFSIIVILMMISFYKDANQERKFLGLTLTPNKHRLEEYVKYSQQDYEEDILDKRKARQQSEQSKS
- the mscL gene encoding large conductance mechanosensitive channel protein MscL → MFKEFKEFAFKGNVLDLAVAVVMGAAFNKIVTSLVTYIIMPLIGLIFGTVDFAKNWSFMGIKYGLFVQSIIDFLIVAFALFIFVKLANTLMKKEEVEEAPEENIVLLTEIRDLLQQQNGTVKNETTEIITESNDFNNKKL
- the sbcC gene encoding exonuclease subunit SbcC produces the protein MKPLKLHLQNVGPFMDETIDFTQLHNNELFLISGKTGSGKSMLFDAIVFALYGKASTASRKEGALRSHFADGKSPMEVELIFQLKDKQFKVIRQGAFVKEGNKNQTHPNLAVYELENDRYELRESKVNAGNNYIQELLGVNIEQFRQLFILPQGEFKKFLFSKSSSKQEILRTLFNTNRFEALQQRLVNQNKEEKKKIEMRHQQIEQLWNKVEDFDNEKLQEYKTLPSIQTEKLLNSIPEFERIGKEIYQQLENEKIQQDELKQKAEKSFREAEELNQKMAEQSDLTAQLETLEKQASEIKILEAQLKKIREVRPLHQIIENISGQTAKLNELNDRFEKIEAHIQQYQSQLQTVTTQQEKLAETQNDIELQQQFMNDTQYFYQNHQQYKNAYRNQAQVQEEYEQSQKDLKQNEQLLKRIEADYQNEQPDYERLNQLTQQIFDLKQQIKDTEATIEKEEAQVQRLTRLKVLEQELTDNTQKLNEFQAKISQFNTNQLELDNQETMIKKLQSMLQPGDQCPICGNTIQSLSDHLDFEELRAQREMLNTLHENKEEIRTAHSKLEAEYNMLKSEVEKFEREELPENNTQILQDLKKQYEKAETDKQHQDKRNKEIEKANAQVQQIKDDIQSLQLTLTQKKADIEKIDGLIEDFEKGTSFRNVMDFMNDFAQKQDMVKDYQKQTEALKQQEIEVKQQIAIEQTKHTSVQDNRKETDKAIAHLKQQSQIEMENIGIQSTDEVQEILDLMPKKEEIEERIKIYHDKENNLSHKLAELKAVIGNQEHPDLEQLSNNLETQKRVLEEKSKRLNEHEFKLQLNASHFTEIHEHIDVLAKELAEQQEIFDLAEILSGKNIQKLTLENYVLVYYLEMILEYANKRFMRMTNNRYILKRSEEVTQGYSGLEIVVFDSHSNKTRHISTLSGGESFQASLALALGLSEVVQQESGGITLESMFIDEGFGTLDQETLETALDTLLNIKSTGRMVGIISHVSELKQRIPTILEVKTDAYQSTTQFKF